One genomic window of Quercus robur chromosome 6, dhQueRobu3.1, whole genome shotgun sequence includes the following:
- the LOC126690198 gene encoding uncharacterized protein LOC126690198 encodes MQKEIDHLKRSLCHEHKRRAPSNSDYSSDDEEDQDYRQRSRTPPSESFLYDEDYCHSHRSNNSSSRGLVNDAMNKALNQVSKSPFTRWIEGGRFPRRFTQPTFTLYNGRTNPVEHISHFNQKMTIHSKNEALMCKVFPSSLGPVAMRWFNGLRAGSINSFKELTQMFGSRFITCSKAPRPLASLLSLSMREDETLKTYSGRYWKMFNEIEGDFKDVAISTFKLGLPAGHGLRKSLTGKPVTSIRQLMDRIDKYKRVEEDQLQDKGKSKVIPQERRDFKLERYNNNKPRRDFAEQSGPAAPQEVNTVFREPDRGHTTEDCQTLWNHLEQLVKEGKLQQFLYRPNGQGNQARSQGQGSASSGPPLGMINVIFATLERTGSQPTRVMSVARSLAEDLNSEPKRAKVEIRPLLSFSDEDKIGTIQPHGDALVVTLQIGGYDVKRMMVDQGSYVEVMYPDLYKGLNLKPEDLTAYDSPLVGFDGKLVAPKGQIRLPVQAGSEVIEVDFIVVDAYSSYTAIVARP; translated from the exons ATGCAAAAGGAGATTGATCACCTAAAGAGAAGCTTATGCCATGAGCACAAAAGGCGAGCTCCCTCCAACTCTGACTACTCATCCGATGATGAGGAGGATCAAGATTATAGGCAAAGGTCAAGAACTCCCCCTAGTGAATCTTTCTTGTATGACGAAGATTATTGCCATAGTCATAGAAGCAACAATTCGTCTTCAAGAGGCCTGGTGAATGATGCTATGAATAAAGCACTCAATCAAGTTTCTAAATCACCCTTCACTCGCTGGATTGAGGGAGGAAGATTTCCTCGACGGTTCACTCAACCCACTTTCACCTTGTATAATGGCAGAACGAACCCTGTTGAACACATCAGTCACTTCAATCAAAAGATGACGATACACTCTAAGAATGAAGCCTTAATGTGCAAGGTATTTCCGtctagtttggggcctgtggcaatgaggtggtttaaTGGTCTAAGGGCGGGATCCATCAATTCGTTTAAGGAGCTCACCCAGATGTTTGGGTCCCGTTTTATTACATGCAGTAAGGCGCCTCGTCCTTTGGCTTCTTTGCTATCTCTATCCATGAGAGAGGACGAAACTCTGAAAACATACTCGGGCCGATATTGGAAGATGTTCAACGAGATAGAGGGCGATTTTAAGGACGTGGCTATCAGTACTTTCAAGCTTGGCTTGCCTGCAG GACACGGTCTAAGGAAATCTTTGACGGGGAAACCTGTCACCAGTATTCGTCAATTGATGGACCGGATTGACAAGTATAAGAGAGTTGAAGAAGACCAGCTGCAAGATAAGGGGAAGagtaaggttatccctcaggagaggagggatttcaagtTGGAACGTTATAACAATAACAAACCCCGGCGAGATTTTGCCGAACAATCTGGACCCGCAGCCCCACAGGAAGTAAACACTGTGTTTCGAGAACCG gaccgaGGACATACCACTGAAGATTGTCAAACATTGTGGAACCATCTGGAGCAATTAGTAAAGGAGGGGAAGTTGCAACAATTTCTTTACCGACCCAATGGGCAGGGAAACCAGGCGAGGTCACAGGGCCAGGGGAGTGCTTCTTCAGGGCCACCATTAGGCATGATCAATGTTATATTTGCTACACTTGAAAGGACTGGCTCTCAACCTACGAGGGTGATGTCTGTGGCCAGGTCTCTAGCCGAAGACTTAAACTCCGAACCGAAGAGAGCCAAAGTAGAGATCCGACCTTTATTGAGTTTCTCGGATGAAGATAAGATCGGGACTATCCAACCACATGGTGACGCTTTAGTGGTCACCCTTCAAATAggggggtatgatgtgaagagaaTGATGGTGGATCAAGGCAGTTATGTAGAAGTCATGTATCCTGACCTATACAAAggattgaacttgaaacctgaAGACCTGACAGCTTACGATTCGCCTCTGGTGGGTTTTGATGGAAAACTTGTTGCCCCGAAGGGTCAAATTCGATTACCAGTGCAGGCCGGTTCAGAAGTAATAGAAGTAGATTTCATAGTGGTGGATGCATACTCCTCCTACACAGCCATTGTTGCTAGACCCTAG
- the LOC126688787 gene encoding protein CHUP1, chloroplastic, with amino-acid sequence MKQGTPPPPPPPASTTTTRKRNECNMSPSTTPSRLRASPKAKPKDSPIPKPTPPSSARKPLLLTKPKSIDHSSQKGTQVVDFNKAMTRTSTGNRHVVEQFARPRQLRSSNPRNEDDPDGKNKDLVENLQSEVLALKAELDKAQSLNLDLLSQNKKLTEDLAAAQAKIAALSCRDQRESLGEYQSPKFRDIQKLIASKLEHSIVKKEPINEVSTIQKPPPPPPLALRPIPKVADLERKARPCTSLPPPPPPPPPPPQPSAGVATTQKAPALVEFYHSLKRQEGKKRDSPGSGHHHKPAAISAHSSIVGEIQNRSAHLLAIKADIETKGDLINGLIQKVLAAAYTNIEDVLKFVDWLDTELSSLADEQAVLKHFKWPERKADAMREAAIEYRGLKLLESEISSYQDDTNIPCGAALKKMASLLDKSEQRIQRLIKLRNSVMQSYKEYKIPTEWMLDSGIVSKIKQASMNLAKMYMKRVTLELESIRNSDRECGQESLLLQGVQFAYRAHQFAGGLDSETLCAFEEIRQQVPQYLGGSRELLAAIPS; translated from the exons ATGAAGCAAGGTACACctccaccgccaccgccaccagCATCCACTACAACAacaagaaagagaaatgaaTGCAACATGTCACCGTCCACAACCCCATCTCGCTTAAGAGCTTCTCCTAAAGCTAAACCCAAGGACTCTCCAATTCCAAAGCCTACACCACCATCATCAGCCAGGAAGCCTCTTCTTCTGACCAAGCCTAAATCCATTGATCACTCTTCTCAAAAGGGTACCCAAGTTGTGGACTTTAACAAAGCTATGACTCGCACCAGTACTGGAAACCGCCATGTTGTTGAGCAATTTGCTCGGCCACGCCAACTACGGTCTTCAAATCCCAGAAACGAAGATGACCCAGATGGGAAAAACAAGGACTTGGTTGAGAATTTGCAGTCTGAGGTATTGGCCTTGAAGGCAGAGTTGGATAAGGCTCAGAGTTTGAACTTGGACTTGCTTTCACAGAACAAGAAGCTCACTGAGGATCTTGCTGCTGCTCAAGCAAAGATAGCAGCTCTTAGCTGTCGTGACCAG aGGGAGTCACTTGGGGAGTACCAGAGCCCTAAATTTAGAGACATTCAGAAACTAATTGCCAGCAAATTGGAACACTCAATTGTGAAAAAGGAGCCAATCAATGAGGTGAGTACTATTCAAaaaccaccacctccaccaccactaGCATTACGTCCGATTCCTAAAGTCGCGGATTTAGAAAGAAAGGCTCGGCCTTGTACATCCTtgccaccacctccaccaccaccaccacccccacCTCAGCCCTCAGCTGGTGTGGCTACTACTCAAAAGGCTCCAGCACTTGTAGAATTTTATCACTCATTAAAAAGGCAAGAGGGGAAGAAGAGAGACTCTCCAGGATCAGGGCATCATCATAAACCAGCAGCTATTAGTGCACATAGTAGCATAGTTGGAGAAATTCAAAACCGTTCAGCACATCTGTTAGCT ATTAAAGCAGATATTGAAACTAAAGGAGATTTGATCAATGGCCTTATCCAGAAGGTGCTAGCTGCAGCTTATACAAATATAGAAGATGTCTTAAAATTCGTAGATTGGCTTGACACAGAACTCTCATCATTG GCTGATGAGCAGGCTGTGTTAAAGCATTTCAAGTGGCCAGAGAGGAAAGCTGATGCCATGCGAGAAGCAGCAATTGAATATCGTGGCCTTAAACTGTTGGAAAGTGAGATCTCTTCCTATCAAGATGACACTAACATTCCCTGCGGGGCTGCCTTAAAGAAGATGGCCAGCTTACTAGACAA GTCGGAGCAGAGAATACAAAGGCTGATCAAGCTGCGAAATTCAGTTATGCAGTCTTATAAGGAGTACAAAATTCCTACTGAGTGGATGCTTGATTCAGGAATCGTGAGCAAG ATAAAGCAGGCTTCTATGAATCTGGCTAAGATGTACATGAAAAGAGTGACATTGGAGCTTGAGTCCATTCGAAATTCAGATAGGGAATGTGGTCAAGAATCTCTTCTGCTTCAGGGTGTGCAGTTTGCATATAGAGCTCACCAG TTTGCTGGTGGTCTCGATTCAGAAACATTGTGCGCTTTTGAAGAGATAAGGCAGCAAGTTCCACAATACTTAGGCGGGTCTCGAGAATTGTTGGCTGCCATACCATCATAA